In the Triticum aestivum cultivar Chinese Spring chromosome 2B, IWGSC CS RefSeq v2.1, whole genome shotgun sequence genome, TCCAGAATCTTTGCCGCATAGCTCCATTGATGAAGGGTGATCTCCCCTGCTCTCTGCGACACCTCAATGCCGAGATAGTAGCTGAGCAGCCCCAGATCACTCATCTTGAAGAGTGTCTTCATTTGTTCCTTGAACTCACTAATCAGCCCTTGATCTGTACCAGTGATGATAAGATCATCCACATATACACCCACCAGCAAAAAAGTGGACTCATCACCACGCCTGTAGATTGCATGTTCTAGTGGGCTTCGAGCAAAACCGAGGTATATTAGTGAATCATGTAATTTTGCATACCAGGCTCTTGGTGCTTGACACAGTCCATAGAGAGCTTTGTGCAACTTCAGTACATGGTGCTCCTCTCCTACAGCAGCAAATCCAGGTGGTTGTACCACATAAACCTCCTCACTGAGATCACCATTTAAGAATGCCGATTTGACATCCATATGGTGCACTTCCCAGCGGTGGTGTGCGGCGAGCGCGAGCAGAACGCGAATGTCTCCAGTCTGGCCACGGGAGAAAACGCTTCTTCATAATCCACTCCTTGTTGCTGCACATATCCTTTGGCAACCAAGCGAGCCTTGTACTTTGTGATGGTGCCATCTGGATCCCTTTTCACCTTGTAGACCCATTTCAAACCAATGGGCTTGTGTCCGGCTGGCAAGTCAGCGAGCTCCCAGGTCCTGTTCTCGACGATGCACCGGATTTCTTCGTCCATCGCTGCCTTCCAGGACGTGTTACCGAGCGCCTCATCCACGCCTCGCGGCTCCTCGGCACTGAGTAAGCAGTGTTCGAAATCCTCATACACTGTATCTTCTTCAGTGGCGTCGAGAACACAGGAGAGGCGCATGTATCTGATCGGCCAGAGTCCACATCACGCCTGTCATCATGCGTTGGCGGAGTGGCCCATCTTATCGCTGGCGATCTCGGTGACGTCTTGGTACCAGTTGTGGGCGTGTGCAGCACTAGAGTTCATGGCATCGCCGTCTCCGTCTCCGCCTACGGTGTCCCGGGTGATGATGTTGGGGACGCCGCCGAGGCGGGCGAGACGTAATGAGCGACTCCATTGTCCAGCTCCTCGACCCTTGGATCCATCGTGTACACCACAGAGAACATGGTCGGCGCAGCCGGTGTCGTGGGCGCGGTCGCCGCGTTCCAGCTCCAAGGCCGCCCTTCCTCAAAGATCACATCCCGGGTCACCTGAACTCTCTTGCTTTCAGGGTCATAGACGTGATAGCATTTGGCACCCTCTTCATATCCAACAAAGATCATAGGTTTGGACCAGTCGGAGAGCTTGGTGATGCCTGGCCCAAGCAGCTTGACGTGTGCAGTGCACCCGAAGGTACGCAGGTGCTGAACTGCAGGCTTCCAGTTGTGCCATGCTTCATACGGTGTGACACCCTCAAGGCTGCGGGTGGGAGCTCTGTTCAGAAGGTACACTGCAGTTTTTACTGCCTCTCCCCAAAAATATGCAGGTATAGCCATGCTTTTCATCAAACATCTGGCCATCTCTACCACAGACTGATTTCGCCTCTCTACCATGCCGTTCTGTTGAGGAGAATATGGTGCTGTGGTGTAGTTCTTCATTCCTTGTTCGCTGCAATATTGTCTGAATTCAGTTGAGTTGAATTCCCCACCACAATCGGATCTGAAAGCTCGAAGTTTGCATCTACCTTCAGACTCTGCCATGACCTTGATCTTTCTGAACTCACTGTAtgcctcgtccttggacttgagcaTTTCAATCCACATATAACGATTGTAATCGTCAACAACCAGAATGAAGTATTTGTTGCCTCTTGGAGTTGGTGGCGTGATGGGTCCGCACAAATCTATGTGCACAAGTTCTAGTGCCTGCTCTGCTCAATAAGAAGTTGCATGCGGAAACAGGGCACGATGTTGCTTTCCAAGTGCACACCCATCACAGTACTGCTCGATGTGAGCTATCTCCGGCATGCCTCTGACCATTCCTTTTGCAGACATGGCGCGTAGTGCTCTGAAATGCAAATGCCCCATCCTTGCATGCCATTTCCAAGTCTCATCCTCAACCTTTGTCAGCAGGCACGCCGGTGTGTCAATGGTCAGCACCCCGGTGTACAGCCGGCTGCTATTGCGACGGACACGGGCCAGCAGGCGTCGAGACGGATCATGTATGGTCATGACACCACTCTAAATATCAACCTGACACCCCCCTTCGTCGAGCTGTCCAAGTGAGATTATATTACTTCTCAGGTTCGGGATGTAGTACACTTCTGACAGAGCGCACTGCTCGCCCCCTTGTGTCCTGAAAACCACTGAACCTCTCCCACAGATTGCCACATGTGACCCATCTCCAAACTTGACTGTCCCGCGCACAGATTCATCCAGCGTGGAGAAGCAACACCTTGCGCCTGTCATGTGGCTGCTGGCGCCGATGTCAAAGTACCACACCCCGTCCGGTGAAGGAACGGGTATCAGCTTCTCTTTGTTGAGAAACACTGCCTGCGGCGCCACTGTCTCTGACGCTGCAGTGGTGGTGACCACGGCCATGAGAAGCCCCTGATCATGCTCATCCCCAGCATGCACAAGATTTGCTTGCTCCTGCTTCCCTTGTTGTCCCTGCTTGTCAAGGTACGACCAACACTCCTTCTTCCAATGACCAAGCTTCCCACAGAAGTGACACTTTCATTTCTTCTTTCCGCATGACCCACCGGATCCACCAACACCGCCGTTGCCGGCCGCAGGTTTGCCTCCGCCGGGAGACTTGGTCTTGGCCGGCTGCTTGTTCttgccggcgccgccgccaccagaCGATGAGCCGTCGCCGCTGCCCAGCTTCTCACGGGCCAGCCACTCCTCGTGAGTGAGCAGAAGGCATCCGGTGGGTTGCGCACCGTCGTCGAGGTCGTAGTGGTCCTCGCATGCAGAGAAACGCCCGACAAGATCTTCGATGGACATGGTTTTCAGATCGATCAAGGACTCAATCGCCATGGCCATCGGGCGGTACCTCCGCGGCACCACTTGGAGGAACTTCTGGACGGCCTTGTACTCGGTGACGGGGTCGCCATATAGCTTCAGATCGGCGACGGGGCCAGAGAGCCGCAACCCGAAATCCTCGACGGACTCCCCATCTTTGAAACGGAGATCCTCGAACTCCCGCCGGTGAACCTGTGCCTTGGCTTCACAGGCGCGCTCGCTGCCCATCCGCATCGTCTTGATGGTCTCCCACGCTGTCTTCGTCGTGTCCTTCGCAGCCAGCACACGCAGCATCTCCGGCGGAACACCGGTAAGGATGATCTGTAGTGCGCGCCGGTCGTCGCCCTCGTCAGCGGCATCCTCGGTCATCGCAGACCAAACACGGATGACCTGCAGCTTGACCTGCATGACGAGCGCCCATTCCATGTATTTTGTCCGCATGAGCATCATGGACGATGGTGAGGTCTCGCTCTGCACCACCCGCTCGATGATGCAGATCTCCCCGCTGCCGCCGCCCATGAGGCGCGCGAGGGGCGCTCCGGCCGATGGTGACTGCCCcgcagccgcctccgccgccgccttcttcttcttctcgtcttCCGACATAGCCGCAGCGGATCAGACACCGCTCGACCACCAAGGTGCAAGATCGAACACACGTAGCTCTGGTGTTGATCAGACACCGCTTGACGGTAGCAAGAGTGTTGATGttgatcgccgtcacgatccttgccccgacggcactccgacgccaccagaagagagggggagagagcccccctctttcttcttcttccttggcctcccccctagatgggaggagactTCCCCCTATGATCCATTGTTGCCATGGCagcagaggggcgggagcccctctgagattggatctctctctcttttctcttctgtttcgcgttccccagatctggacgaaaaccgtttcttatattcctggagatccgtaactccgattgcgctgagattttaacacgattttgtTTCGGATATAatcttccttgcacccgaagtagagctccaaccgacgtatgAGGTGAGCACAATCCACCACCACACGGTTGGCCCCTTGGGTCGCCCCGGTGTCTTGTGGGGGATGTGGGCCCCCGTTTGTGTTGATTCCAAgtcctaaaaatcacatatattccaaaataattatccataaaattttattgcatttggacttggtttgatatggatattttgcgaaacaaaaaacatgcaaaaaataggaactagcactgggcactggatcaataggttagtctaataaatcatataaaatgttgcgaaaagtatgtgaaagttgtagaatattggcatgaaacaatcaaaaattatagatataatggagacgtatcagtgatctcCAAATCTTCGACAGACTTTTTCGTGAATCACAATTACTCTTGGCTGCTGAGAACTTTGCTTGGTGAAGTCTTACTCCTCAACAATCAGGCCAtcacctatccgtctagagagtgtgTGCAGTTCTCAAGAGTCATAGGCATAAGAACTTTTAACTCAAATCTATTGTGATGCTCAACCACTATCTTAGTTTCGGCTCTTGGTTTTCTCtcagtggatcttaaactcaaatctctCAAGAGGGATGCTCAATCAATCTTCCCATAATCTCAAGCGGAGCATCCAACTCACAATGTTggtgcggggtggctatttatagccgcaaccttccctgatgggaaatgaccatttatGACACGAAGCCCAACCAATGGCCAACCAACACGTTTTCAACTATCAGATTTTGAGCACAACGGCAACATtgcttgaggaacaagtaatgccaACTCACCGGTCTGAAAGAGATCTCTTGCAACCCAGAAGAACATCGTCTCTGGCTGACAAGTAATCTTTCGGAGCACAAAGGGATTTCTCTCAGTCTTGCATAGGTTTCGGCTAAGCATCACAACAGACCTAAGCATCGAGAAcatatacccctcttaatagtatggaggCCCTATGACTCAAATAAGAGAAGAATACCAATGAAAATGAATATTATATCTTTGCTTCATCTTCGACCTTCTCGACTGCAGTCATTCTTCTTCGGACACATCGAACAAAAATCGCTTCGTGCCAGCAATAATTTTAAGGGGCCATTTCTTTCACACAATCTTCTCGGTACACTTTCTTCTAAAAATGTATCTCTTTCTTCTCTGCAACGCATATGTTCCTCACTGAAGTTCTTCAAACTTCATGGTAGGATATAGCATTCTTCTCAGTACGCCTAGGGACTACTTCTCCTGTGTGCACTGGCAAACAAATAAGTCTCATGCTATTTCTGACAACAAGCTCCAAAACACAAGGGGGCAAGATATTGCACCAACAGGACTAATCTATTTATAAGTTCATTCGGGGAAACTTAGTCATCATGCATTGAGTGGAACATCAATTGTGACCCCTACCTCCAACTTTGGAAGGTGGTGTCTATGTCAAGCTTGTAGGATGTAATTTCTAGGCTTTGGTCGAATCAAATATTCACATTGAGTTCAAGACAACCACACTATTAAGAGTGACACAAACAAAGGTAATTTGGTCCGCGCCTATATGAAAGATCACAAGCCAAAGTTCCCAAAAGAATCCACTCTTGACACCACACATGTTTTTCACATCCCCGGTAGCACCGAAGTTTTCCCTCCGACACTACTGAGCCACTTGAGTGTTCTATCAAACCTTGGAGAGCAACCCAGTTTCCCACAAATTGGAAACCCCACACACTTTTTGTTTCGAGTAGTCAAGCCAAATTCCTTTGAGACATTCTCCATTAATTCTGGCACTTCCGAGCTTAACTTGTCACACGACACTTCTGAAATCCTTTCAGTTTACTTTTATATCTTATCACATTATAAGCGGTATCTCCGAGCTTTTTCACTCCGGTACTTCTGAGTCGTGACCTTGGCATTTCTCCACGTTGTACATTTCAAACTACTCTATATATTGCAGTACTACCGAGCAACAAGGCCCAGTACTTACTTCCAAGGTAGTTCTATCTGTGTAGAAGAGAGACACCTTTGTCTTTCAGGACCACCACTTACCTTTATCCTCGGACTTGAGTGTTGTGTTTTCCCATGGTTTTTGCAGACTTTGTTATGGTTGTTCAAACTTTGAACATGTTTGGAAATTTTGTGATTGGGAGTAGAAGAGGCGATTATCACTTTTGTGATTGGAAGGTAGAACAGATAATCAAAATGCTGATAGGTGTGCACCTTGATTGAAGCAATACATATTCACAAATAGACAAAGAAAGAAGTGTACGTATTTCAGTGTTTCACCCTCTAGCATTACACTGTATGTCACACTGAATTTAACACATAAATGATGGGTAAATTTATGTAACCTGATGCACACAAGGAACGTTGATCTCTATAATGACAATGCATGGTATTGAGCATTAACAATAACTCTGTTCATATACGCTGACCTTATTCCAatagggaaaaggaaaaggaaaataacatAATGCAATGGCGCGGCAGAGAAGTAATTCTCAAAATATCTGGTTCACGAATATTAAGTACTCCCTCtgaaaatataagagtgtttatatCATtatagtagtgatctaaacgcacttatatttctttacaaaggtaGTAATTCTCCGAAAAATGCCAATGACGGCAACCTGGCTGGTCCCACTCACATGCAAAAGGCAGCTAGGCTGCTCATCCGCGTCTGACATGTACGCACAGTGTCATGGGTTGAAGGGATGTCCGGGTTGAAGACCTCGTACGCGTCCTTGTGCATGCATGCCGTGGAGGATTATTGGCCAACGGAGTCAAGTGTGGACGTGGAGCATTTTCGCCCAGCGAAGACGCAAGTTTGTTCACCGTTAGCTCACCTCCCGCTAATCAAGTTTATTTATTTCATGCTAATACGAGTGTCTGTGAGTATTGGCAAATGAAGTACTGCCACAATTTTTTTGTCTCTAAAAGTCAGTAGGACTGACTTCGCACTTGAGTTCTATCTGCTCTACACGAAACAGCTTAGGGACATGTTTAGTGCGAATGGTTTATGCGACAAAACAAACAGTTTAGTCCTGATTAATCACACTGGAGCGGCACGTTCATGCCTAAATGGTCGCTTTGTGTTAGAGAATGCAGTCTTACGCGAGACGCCCGCTGGTGCAACAGCTTTTCGCCGCGCATCCTGGTTCACTTTCCCCCGTCCTATCAGGCTGTCACCTCTGAGAATTTACTACGCTCTCAGATGACGTCAAAGTTCTTTTTTTATCGGCCGGCGAGGTGTTCTGTGAGGTGCCAGAACGGCAAGGTAGCCAGCTAAAAGCTCCACCTGTTCCTGCACATCATCTCCCTGACAGCCAAAGATGGTGCTATCTGAAGAACATTTTAGTTCATTGCAGCATTGGTGTACAAGTGTTTGTGCATGTAGACTGAAATTTCCTCACTGAATTTTCATCAGCATTGTGTTGCTCTATCCTAGTGATTGCACTAGTCAAGATAAAATGTATTGGTGGGAGCTGCATGAATTAAAGTGCATTTGCACTGAATTAACGCTGCACTCGGTCCAAACTGAATATCTTGCTGAGGTTCTTAAAACTGGATGAAAAACAGTTACATGGCATTTCCAATTGCCTATACCACACAGGGCAAACTGTTTTACAGAACAACGAACTACCGTTTGATTGCCTCAAGCGAGTAACTTGCCGCCGCTGAATGGTTCCCTTGCATTCGCATTAGCTCGCAGAACATCAGGTTGTTGTGTGATAACAGAGTTTCCTGCAAGATACGGTAGCTACATTGGTGAATTTGTATAGACAGTGGGCATGCTTTCAAGCTGCTTGACTGACAACCTAAGCACAGCCAGCTTGCCTCTAGAAAATCCTCAAACGGATCCTCCTGTGTGAAATCACCCCAAGAACATTGATGAACACTTTTGTCCCAAACAACCATCATCAAGGTTTTACTCCAAACCAATCATCTCCCAATCAAAACAATCCTTTGACTTGCACTGGATCAAAACTCATCAAACAACTATGGTTATACTGGATCCAACATCATTAACACCCCAAACTGCAAACTGCATTGTTCCATTGCCTCTAAAAAGTAACCAACAACCTAAACACAACCAGCTTGCCTCTAAACAATCCTCAAAAGTTTTACTCCAAATTGTCCCACTCAACCATCCGCTAAAGTTTTACTCCAAATTTATCGCGTACCAATCAAAAAAATCATGTAGCTCCCACTGTAGCAAAACTCATCAAGTAAATACGGCAATTCTAAACCCAACATCACTAACCCCCAAAGTGCAAGCTACAAATGTTCCATTGGCCCAAGTAAAAAAAGCTATCTACTCTGACTACCCATTTTACACCATAAAGCTGCCTTTGCCACAGGGGAAAATCCAACAAACATACTACTCATCCAAACAAATTTGTCCCAAATTGCACTGAAACTAAAATTGCAGTGAAATATGTGCCAAACACCCAGCTTCAGATCAACTTCAATGCTAACTAGACAAAGCTCAACCTTTCTAAATATGCAAACTTGCTAAAAGAGCTGCAAAATCAGAAGGAGAGAAGGATGTTCAGCACAGTTTCTTATGGCTGTGCTTTGCCGACCGCGTCCATCTCGACAATGGGGGCACTCATCGAATCCTGGGAGTCCACTGGTAGAACGGAACCAATCCACCCCGCCAGCCCGGCAACACCCCTGCGCGAATCAGATCTAGCCTGTGAGTACAAATTTTACAAAACAAAGATGCTGATTCGACATCCATGCAATCTACATACATCTCTGTAAATTTCAAACCTCCAGTCATGCAAAAATCCAATTACCACATTATGAATCCAATAGCTACTAGATTAGTGCTAACATCACTGTCGCTGCACttccaacaatctccaaaacaaCTCTATATTTTCCTACCCAGAAGCATATGTTTCCGAAAATGATCCACGGCATGTGCAGCTAGAACACCACCGAAAATAGAACAAATACAAGCATAACATACTATGAATAGCTGCAGAAATCCGAATCAACTCTTCTGTCCCCTAGCAACCTAAACATGATTCAGATCTAACTTCGCACGGCACTCCAAAGAAGAACTGTGGCAGAGCATCAGCACACTGACCTGCGTCTCCAGCCACTGGTGGCTTCAGAGCacacctcgcccgccgccgcctccacgcctGCCTGTGCACTGCCGCCGGCGCCAAACACGACGTTCGGGACACTCATCGAATCCTGTGACTCGACTGGGAAGACGAAACTGCTCCACGGGCCGGGCGCAGCACACATCCTGCATGAATCGAAGCTGAGCCAACTTGGTAAGAAATCCCCAAAATCCGCGGCGGTGAACAGACAACTAGTTCAAGTGAGGGTTGGCCAGAGGGGGAGCAAACATACCCGTTGAGCTTGAGGCCATTGGTGGGCATCTCGCCGGAGCAACACACGCGCCACCGTTCGCCAGATGGGGATGGGGGTGGAGGAGCCGACCCGCTGCGTGCCTCTGGTTTCGTCGTCAGTATCGTCGTGGGTGGGGGTGACCAGGGCAAGATTCTGTCGCCTGTGCTGTTTCAAACGATAAGTCATGGCCGCACACAATACGCCTACACACTCCCTAGCCGTATCGCGGCCTGTATTTCACTGCATAGGCCTGCCACCCACAGACGGGATGCACATCCCAAGGCCCAAACGGACGCCCATGATACCGGCCTACCTGTGGCTCGGCCTCTGAAAATCGGCACTCGTAATTCTCAGTCTTCATGGAAAATAAACAGGGTCATGAATCACGATCAACACAAGTTAAACAACCATGCTGCTCGGCTGCTCCACAGATTAACCACTGGTTTCCTATGCCATAATTCCATGACCTTTGACTATATTGACAACCAGTACTGAACATATCTAACCTCTTTTCATATAAATTGATGACAATGATAACATACTGAATGACCACAATCTGTGATCCTAATATATTAACCGGAAGTGCTCAAGCTTTCCATCAGGAGACCTTCCGGTCCGCTCAAAGCATCACACTTCAAAACAGAGGACAACACCTACATTGTAAAGAAATACGTTGCGGCTAAATATCACATGAACAATTAGAACCATGAATAAACTAGTTTCCAAGTCCCAACCCTGTTAACAATAGTCTTTTATGCACGAGAAAATGTTGAGAAAAAAAAACTAAACATCTACCCTCAGAATTGTAGCAAGAATTCTATAATGAGAGACACCGTATCAGTTCCTAACTTAAAAAACCTCAAGTCCTAGGTGTGGAGGACTTGAGCTCCTCAAGCGTCGCCTTCACCTGGTCCTGCAGCAGTTCGATCCGCTTCAAGTACACTTCCAGCTCCAGGATTCGCTGATTTCTCCATTTCTCCCCTTCCATGGGCAAGCCATGTGGCGGCTCAGGAAGTTTCATACCAAACGGACTGGATCCCATATTTATCACTGCGTGAATCATCTCCTTAAACATAGGCGTCAGAAAATTCTTCTCGACATCAAGAACTCCTGACTGCGGTGACATGACCGGAAACTTGAGTGGCTCGGAACCCTCCATGGTCACTGTCACAGGCATTGGAGCCTGGGGCAGTGCTGGTAGCGAGTCATCCATCTTGACAGGGACTGACACAGGCATCTGCACCTGCACTGGCTGAGGGGGCTGCACCAAAATGGTGGCAGGGACAGCAGCAGGGGCAGTTGGAGCTGATTCCACCGAGCGTCTACGGCGGCGCTGCCGCCCTGAGGGGGACTTGACTTCCCCATTGGGGCTGGTGTTCGCAGGGACAGATGTGGCAGCCACCGCCGCAGCGGCAACCACAGCCTCTTCGTCGTCGGAGTCGGCCGAGGGATCCCGGCCGTGCTTATTCGTGGGGCGCCAGATGTTGCGCGCGATCTCGAAAATGGCCTGCTCGTGCGGGGAGCGGAAGGAGAAGGCAGCGCCGGACCCGCGGAGGCGGGAGACGCAGTTGCGGTACTTGCGCTTCAGGCGGCGGAGCTTCTCGACGAGCTGGCTCTTGGAGAAGtcgagctggaggcggcggcgcaTATCCTCGTAGAAGGGGTCCGTGTCGTACTGGTGCGACGCGAACGCCGTGCCGCGGGCGGCGGTGAACTCCGCGAACCCGCGGAGGATCACGATCTCGTCCTCCTCCGTCCAGAGGCGCTGGAAGAgtggccgccgctcgccgcccgacGAGGCTTGGCCGCCG is a window encoding:
- the LOC123044065 gene encoding uncharacterized protein; this encodes MPTNGLKLNGMCAAPGPWSSFVFPVESQDSMSVPNVVFGAGGSAQAGVEAAAGEVCSEATSGWRRRGVAGLAGWIGSVLPVDSQDSMSAPIVEMDAVGKAQP
- the LOC123044064 gene encoding probable transcription factor At5g28040, translated to MLPAGDGSSAAVAALSFTDADGDDYSEDGDFTGVPFLEPPDPSLPDPTSSSATALLPAGGSGGQASSGGERRPLFQRLWTEEDEIVILRGFAEFTAARGTAFASHQYDTDPFYEDMRRRLQLDFSKSQLVEKLRRLKRKYRNCVSRLRGSGAAFSFRSPHEQAIFEIARNIWRPTNKHGRDPSADSDDEEAVVAAAAVAATSVPANTSPNGEVKSPSGRQRRRRRSVESAPTAPAAVPATILVQPPQPVQVQMPVSVPVKMDDSLPALPQAPMPVTVTMEGSEPLKFPVMSPQSGVLDVEKNFLTPMFKEMIHAVINMGSSPFGMKLPEPPHGLPMEGEKWRNQRILELEVYLKRIELLQDQVKATLEELKSSTPRT